Proteins from a genomic interval of Treponema succinifaciens DSM 2489:
- the rlmJ gene encoding 23S rRNA (adenine(2030)-N(6))-methyltransferase RlmJ, producing the protein MLSYQHEYHAGNLADVLKHTCLCLILDSLCKKEKPFTIIDSHSGAGIFSLDDERILKTNEAKDGIEKIYRFYKRTSQEFPHGLKEYIERESSYLEEKKYAGSPELESLYSRDKDSLHFVEKHPQALESLRSNMKDHKVIIHNEDSYKALCALTPPLIKRGLVLCDPSYEDADDYKKVCDALKTVRKKWNTAIIALWYPLLLRRKNETSQLLTELEDFCKLGTTPCESFKVELVTKNPEETKTESGSHLYGSGMFIMNPPWKLKEDMEKNCTFINKILEIL; encoded by the coding sequence ATCAGCACGAATATCACGCCGGAAATCTTGCAGACGTTTTAAAGCACACTTGCCTTTGCCTGATTTTGGATTCTCTTTGCAAAAAAGAAAAGCCTTTTACAATAATAGACAGCCACTCAGGTGCCGGAATATTCAGTCTTGATGACGAGCGGATTTTAAAGACAAACGAAGCAAAAGACGGAATAGAAAAAATATACAGATTCTACAAACGGACTTCGCAGGAATTTCCTCACGGACTAAAAGAATACATCGAGCGTGAATCTTCTTATCTTGAAGAAAAAAAATACGCAGGAAGCCCGGAACTTGAAAGCCTTTATTCAAGAGACAAAGACAGCCTTCATTTTGTAGAAAAACATCCGCAAGCGCTTGAATCATTAAGAAGCAACATGAAAGACCACAAGGTCATAATTCACAATGAAGACAGCTACAAAGCACTTTGCGCGCTCACACCACCACTAATAAAACGCGGACTTGTTCTATGCGATCCAAGCTACGAAGATGCAGATGATTACAAAAAAGTCTGCGACGCATTAAAAACTGTAAGAAAAAAATGGAACACAGCAATTATCGCGCTTTGGTATCCGCTTTTGCTCCGCAGAAAAAATGAAACCTCTCAGCTTTTAACAGAACTTGAAGACTTCTGCAAACTAGGAACAACTCCCTGCGAAAGCTTTAAAGTTGAGCTAGTCACAAAAAATCCAGAGGAAACAAAAACAGAGTCAGGCTCTCATCTTTACGGAAGCGGAATGTTTATAATGAATCCGCCATGGAAGCTAAAAGAGGATATGGAAAAAAACTGCACATTTATAAATAAAATCCTCGAAATTTTGTAA
- a CDS encoding tetratricopeptide repeat protein encodes MSKGKKATANVKIEDFIIRNRKIFVCGVAVLVAAAVVVCVVFAISDSNKKKDLAAIDSIEYSYVSKSGGIEEDAISSRQAKAEEALAPYLSKKNVAGVRANMLYADIAFAKKDFTKALDCYLKAANASKKAYTYAECMYNAAVCAEELSKNDDAVAYYKAAADDKDFYLASHALFNAARVLELSGNYSNAAELYQKTVDSYSGYEWANLSESRLIDLRAKGKID; translated from the coding sequence ATGTCTAAGGGAAAAAAAGCTACTGCAAATGTAAAAATTGAAGATTTCATTATTAGAAATAGAAAAATATTCGTTTGCGGTGTGGCTGTTTTGGTTGCTGCTGCTGTAGTTGTTTGCGTTGTGTTTGCAATTTCTGATTCAAACAAGAAAAAAGATCTTGCTGCTATTGATTCAATTGAATATTCTTATGTTTCAAAATCCGGCGGAATAGAGGAAGATGCGATTTCTTCACGTCAGGCAAAAGCAGAAGAAGCTCTTGCTCCTTATCTTTCAAAAAAGAATGTTGCCGGCGTTCGTGCCAATATGCTTTATGCTGATATTGCCTTTGCAAAGAAAGATTTTACGAAAGCACTTGATTGTTACTTAAAGGCTGCCAATGCTTCTAAAAAGGCTTATACTTATGCAGAATGTATGTACAATGCAGCTGTTTGCGCAGAGGAGCTTTCTAAAAATGATGATGCTGTGGCTTATTATAAGGCTGCTGCGGATGACAAGGATTTTTACCTTGCGTCCCATGCGCTTTTTAACGCTGCAAGAGTTTTAGAACTTTCAGGAAATTATTCTAATGCCGCGGAACTTTACCAGAAGACTGTTGATTCTTACAGCGGATACGAGTGGGCAAACCTTTCTGAAAGCCGCCTTATTGATTTAAGGGCAAAAGGAAAAATTGACTAA
- a CDS encoding sigma-54-dependent Fis family transcriptional regulator: MSGNSLISLDRLKSLIEINTRINLNYADPDTLLVSILESAMLMVKCEAASLLLVRKEIDSLEFYISLGPKNSEVKKILVEKESIAGWVAENCESVIINDVNSDPRFNSTVQNMTKYVTRNMIAFPMSVKGDCVGVIELINKENNGDFTADDLEILELLGEQAAVAYQNALRYRKNKVQLNALQYVVDAGKDYHPFIARNPLVLSLIENIKRASAINSSVLITGESGVGKELFAEQIHLLSNRKNKPFVRVSCASLSPSLLESEFFGHVKGAFTDAVSARKGRFEMADGGTIFLDEIGELPFDLQAKLLRVIQEKKFERVGSCDTISVDVRIIAATNRDLEAMIKEGTFRSDLYFRLNVLPIAVPPLRERRDELEDLCEFFLNKFKAEIHKDFLGFSEAAKKAIYSYMWPGNIRELENTIERACIIGNPPFIQLNDLRLPVDSENLQENTEIKNCAEELSLMKDRSLKNALSEFKKQYVERILRETNWNQTAAAKILDIQRTYVSKLISELNIRRT; the protein is encoded by the coding sequence ATGAGTGGAAACAGTTTGATTTCTTTAGACAGGCTAAAGTCACTCATTGAAATCAATACGCGCATAAATTTAAATTATGCGGATCCAGATACATTGCTGGTTTCAATTTTGGAATCAGCAATGCTTATGGTAAAATGTGAAGCCGCATCTCTTCTTCTTGTGCGGAAAGAAATCGATTCACTGGAATTTTATATCAGTCTTGGTCCTAAAAATTCCGAAGTAAAAAAAATCCTTGTTGAAAAAGAATCAATCGCTGGCTGGGTTGCAGAAAATTGCGAGTCGGTCATAATCAATGATGTAAATAGCGATCCGCGCTTTAATTCCACAGTTCAAAACATGACAAAATATGTTACAAGAAACATGATTGCTTTTCCTATGAGTGTGAAAGGCGATTGTGTTGGCGTTATTGAGCTGATTAACAAGGAAAATAACGGCGACTTTACTGCTGACGACCTTGAAATTCTTGAGCTTTTGGGCGAACAGGCGGCTGTTGCTTACCAAAATGCCTTGCGTTACAGGAAAAATAAAGTTCAGCTTAATGCGCTTCAGTATGTAGTTGACGCTGGCAAGGACTATCATCCTTTTATTGCGCGGAATCCTCTTGTTCTTTCATTAATTGAAAATATAAAGCGTGCTTCTGCGATTAATTCTTCTGTCTTGATTACTGGTGAAAGCGGAGTTGGCAAGGAGCTTTTTGCAGAGCAGATTCATCTTTTGAGCAACAGAAAAAACAAGCCGTTTGTCCGTGTGAGCTGCGCTTCTTTAAGTCCGTCTTTGCTTGAGTCGGAATTCTTTGGACACGTGAAGGGTGCTTTTACCGATGCTGTTTCTGCAAGAAAAGGCCGATTTGAAATGGCTGACGGCGGAACAATTTTTCTTGATGAGATTGGTGAGCTGCCTTTTGATTTGCAGGCTAAGCTTTTGCGTGTGATTCAGGAAAAAAAGTTTGAGCGCGTTGGTTCTTGCGATACGATTTCAGTTGATGTAAGAATTATTGCCGCAACAAACCGCGACTTAGAAGCAATGATAAAGGAAGGCACTTTTAGAAGCGATTTGTATTTTAGGCTGAATGTTCTTCCTATTGCTGTTCCGCCTTTGCGTGAGCGCAGGGACGAACTTGAAGATTTGTGCGAATTCTTTTTGAATAAATTCAAGGCTGAAATACACAAGGATTTTCTTGGATTTTCAGAAGCGGCAAAAAAAGCGATTTATTCTTATATGTGGCCGGGAAATATCCGCGAGCTTGAGAATACAATTGAGCGGGCTTGTATAATCGGGAATCCGCCTTTTATTCAGCTGAACGACTTGCGGCTTCCTGTGGATTCTGAAAATTTGCAGGAAAACACTGAAATTAAAAATTGCGCAGAAGAACTTTCACTTATGAAAGACCGTAGCTTAAAGAATGCGCTTTCGGAATTTAAAAAACAGTATGTTGAAAGAATTCTACGGGAAACAAACTGGAATCAGACTGCCGCCGCAAAAATTCTTGATATTCAGCGCACTTATGTTTCAAAGCTTATTTCTGAGCTGAATATCCGCAGGACTTAG
- a CDS encoding bifunctional cytidylate kinase/30S ribosomal protein S1, with amino-acid sequence MVVAIDGPAGTGKSTVAGKVAKDLNLTYLNSGSFYRALTLALLDSGINLDDEKSVVDFAKKQRLDYVNARLILNGKDVDDLLHQDKVDANVSKVSSFVELRHFVNSRMRQIVKSLSIICEGRDMTTVVFPDAEFKFYLDASIDVQAKRRFDQGVSGLSLEEIKAAIIKRDEMDRNKAEGSLKKAKDAFYIDTSDLTINDVCAIIESKIKSKGFAMEKEVEKNGAQGSDNIYTQLEASINNMEPVEDGANVKATVVQVTDDIVFVDVNCKSEGKIPVSEFAGNLPKEGDVITVYLVSQFGKNGPIVSKQKADEKRLWEELKVASEQKTPVEGVISSVTKGGYMVNLGGGISAFLPISQADAQKVEKEDKLIGVKSKFYVERLYSNGKRNVVVNRRKYLEEQINENRDKFFETVKIGDTVKGVVKSFTSFGAFIDLGGFDGLLHINDMSWGHVTRPKDFVKKGQEIELKVIRLDPEGKRINLSLKHFTEDPWVHFEEKYHVNDIVKGKVTKVPDFGAFIELEEGIEGLAHISEFSWTKKINKPSDMVKEGDEVECMILGYDIQGGRVSLGLKQVTENPWDSIADKYPVGTKISGKVVKIANSGAFVQLEEGIDAFLAGEDLSWTKKIKHPGSEIKVDQPLDVVVLDCDPENHRIRVGVKQLTDNPWKAFAEEYRVGGTLAGEVTSINDFGIFVKAPNGIEGLVNKANLSDDRDVPFEEAVKKYNVGDKVNVYVVSIDVDKERVAFSVKEYKRAQDRAEISQYMSSSNDDRAYTIGDSVKSHEE; translated from the coding sequence ATGGTTGTTGCTATAGATGGTCCTGCAGGAACAGGAAAAAGCACAGTTGCTGGAAAAGTCGCAAAAGACTTGAATCTTACATATTTAAACAGCGGAAGTTTTTACCGCGCGCTTACACTTGCTTTGCTTGATTCCGGGATAAATCTTGATGATGAAAAATCCGTAGTTGACTTTGCAAAGAAGCAGAGGCTTGACTATGTGAATGCAAGGCTGATTCTGAACGGAAAAGATGTTGACGATTTGCTTCATCAGGACAAGGTTGATGCTAATGTTTCAAAAGTTTCTTCTTTTGTTGAGCTTCGGCATTTTGTCAATTCAAGAATGAGGCAGATTGTAAAAAGCCTTAGCATAATTTGCGAGGGCAGGGACATGACAACTGTTGTGTTTCCCGACGCGGAATTCAAGTTTTATCTTGATGCCAGCATTGATGTTCAGGCAAAGAGGCGTTTTGATCAGGGAGTCAGCGGACTTTCACTTGAAGAAATAAAAGCCGCCATTATCAAGCGCGATGAAATGGACAGAAACAAGGCGGAAGGCTCGCTAAAAAAAGCAAAGGACGCATTCTATATTGACACTTCTGACTTGACCATAAATGATGTTTGTGCAATAATCGAAAGCAAAATAAAATCAAAAGGGTTTGCTATGGAAAAGGAAGTGGAAAAGAATGGTGCCCAGGGCTCCGACAACATTTACACACAATTAGAAGCATCTATTAATAACATGGAGCCGGTTGAAGACGGTGCTAATGTAAAGGCTACTGTTGTTCAAGTTACAGATGATATTGTATTCGTTGACGTAAACTGCAAGTCAGAAGGAAAAATTCCAGTATCTGAATTTGCTGGAAATCTTCCAAAAGAGGGAGATGTAATTACAGTATATCTCGTAAGTCAGTTTGGAAAAAATGGTCCTATTGTTTCAAAACAGAAGGCCGATGAAAAACGTCTTTGGGAAGAACTCAAGGTTGCTTCTGAACAGAAAACTCCTGTAGAAGGTGTTATTTCTTCTGTTACAAAAGGCGGATATATGGTTAATCTTGGCGGTGGAATTTCTGCATTCCTTCCAATCAGCCAGGCAGATGCTCAGAAAGTTGAAAAAGAAGACAAGCTTATCGGCGTAAAGTCTAAGTTCTATGTTGAGCGTCTTTATAGCAACGGCAAACGTAATGTTGTTGTAAACCGCCGCAAGTATCTTGAAGAGCAGATTAACGAAAATCGCGATAAATTCTTTGAGACTGTAAAGATTGGCGACACAGTAAAAGGTGTTGTAAAGTCATTCACAAGTTTTGGCGCATTTATTGACCTTGGCGGATTTGACGGTCTTCTTCACATCAATGACATGAGCTGGGGACACGTAACTCGTCCAAAGGATTTTGTAAAAAAAGGTCAGGAAATCGAGCTTAAGGTTATCCGCCTTGATCCAGAGGGAAAGAGAATCAACCTTTCTCTTAAGCATTTTACAGAAGATCCGTGGGTTCACTTTGAAGAAAAATACCATGTAAATGATATTGTAAAGGGAAAAGTTACAAAAGTTCCTGATTTCGGTGCATTTATTGAGCTTGAAGAGGGAATTGAAGGTCTTGCGCATATCTCTGAATTCAGCTGGACAAAGAAAATCAACAAGCCGTCTGATATGGTAAAAGAAGGCGATGAAGTTGAATGCATGATTCTTGGCTATGACATTCAGGGCGGACGCGTTTCTCTTGGTCTTAAGCAGGTTACAGAAAATCCTTGGGATTCAATTGCTGACAAATATCCTGTTGGAACAAAGATTTCTGGAAAAGTTGTAAAGATTGCAAACAGCGGTGCATTTGTTCAGCTTGAAGAAGGCATTGACGCTTTCCTTGCTGGCGAAGATCTTTCTTGGACAAAGAAAATTAAGCATCCTGGAAGCGAAATAAAAGTTGACCAGCCTTTGGATGTTGTTGTTTTGGACTGCGATCCAGAAAACCACAGAATCCGCGTTGGCGTAAAGCAGCTTACAGACAATCCTTGGAAGGCTTTTGCTGAGGAATATAGAGTTGGCGGAACTCTTGCGGGCGAAGTTACTTCTATCAATGATTTTGGAATTTTTGTAAAAGCTCCTAATGGAATTGAAGGTCTTGTTAATAAAGCAAACCTTAGCGATGACCGTGATGTTCCTTTTGAGGAAGCTGTAAAGAAATACAATGTTGGCGATAAAGTTAATGTTTATGTTGTTTCAATTGATGTGGACAAAGAGCGCGTTGCTTTCTCTGTAAAAGAATACAAGAGAGCTCAGGATCGTGCTGAAATTTCACAGTATATGTCTTCTAGCAATGATGACAGAGCTTACACAATTGGCGACAGCGTAAAGAGTCACGAAGAGTAA
- a CDS encoding pseudouridine synthase produces MKKKARGSNLPVNNSKEKKEDVMRLQQYMAKCGVASRRASEAIICAGRVTVNGTVVTELGTKVDVQDKVCVDEKEIHLEEKKCYVLLNKPSGYVCSASDEKGRPVAADLLKEAYSERLYNVGRLDMFSSGLIIFTNDGDFAAKLSHPSAELEKEYIVDTSLPMPRFLADDFMDGIRIDGVFYRCKDARELNSHRMRIVLVEGKNREIRRVFEKYEVGIKSLMRIRIGCVGVGELQFGQFRDLTQDEVKALLRLCKN; encoded by the coding sequence ATGAAAAAGAAAGCGAGAGGTTCGAACTTGCCCGTTAATAATTCAAAAGAGAAAAAAGAAGACGTTATGCGCCTTCAGCAGTACATGGCGAAATGCGGTGTTGCAAGCCGCCGTGCCAGCGAAGCGATTATTTGCGCTGGACGCGTTACCGTAAACGGAACTGTTGTAACAGAGCTTGGAACTAAAGTCGACGTCCAAGACAAAGTCTGTGTTGATGAAAAAGAAATCCACCTTGAAGAAAAAAAATGTTATGTTCTTTTAAATAAGCCTTCTGGATACGTGTGTTCCGCAAGCGATGAAAAAGGTCGGCCTGTTGCGGCGGATTTGCTCAAGGAAGCTTATTCGGAGCGTCTTTACAATGTTGGCAGACTTGATATGTTTTCAAGCGGCCTTATTATTTTTACAAACGACGGAGACTTCGCCGCAAAACTTTCACATCCTTCCGCGGAGCTTGAAAAAGAATACATTGTGGACACAAGCCTTCCTATGCCGCGTTTTCTTGCGGATGATTTTATGGACGGAATCAGAATCGACGGAGTTTTCTACCGCTGCAAAGATGCCCGCGAGCTTAATTCACATAGAATGAGAATCGTTCTTGTTGAAGGAAAAAACCGTGAAATCCGCCGTGTATTTGAAAAGTATGAAGTGGGAATAAAAAGCCTTATGCGCATAAGAATTGGCTGCGTTGGAGTTGGAGAACTTCAGTTTGGGCAGTTCAGGGATTTGACTCAAGACGAAGTTAAAGCCCTTCTTAGACTTTGCAAAAATTAA
- the scpB gene encoding SMC-Scp complex subunit ScpB has protein sequence MQEAESGMISEEKKEPNENIEALEDTLDEAENDLEKRRAELNLDTETALLETVLFLESEPQTVENLSKITKMAPNVIEECIERLKEKYSNADSGIELSMIIGGWTLTPKRECFDFVKERYGKKNEGRLSRAAIETLSIIAYSQPITRAEIESIRHVNVDNMMRVLLDRKFIKEVGKKDIPGKPVMYGTTKEFLEFFHLQSIADLPQLDEKESERFELAR, from the coding sequence ATGCAGGAAGCAGAAAGCGGCATGATTTCAGAGGAAAAAAAAGAACCAAATGAAAATATAGAGGCTTTGGAAGATACCTTGGATGAAGCTGAAAATGACCTTGAAAAGCGCCGGGCAGAATTAAATCTTGATACAGAAACTGCTCTTTTGGAAACTGTTCTTTTTTTGGAAAGCGAGCCTCAGACTGTTGAAAATCTTTCAAAGATAACAAAGATGGCTCCTAATGTAATTGAAGAATGCATAGAGCGTCTAAAAGAAAAATATTCAAATGCGGATTCAGGAATTGAGCTTTCGATGATTATCGGAGGCTGGACTCTTACGCCAAAAAGAGAATGCTTTGACTTTGTAAAAGAGCGGTATGGAAAAAAGAATGAAGGCAGGTTAAGCCGTGCCGCTATTGAAACTTTGTCGATAATTGCTTACAGTCAGCCTATAACGCGTGCGGAAATCGAAAGCATCCGCCATGTAAATGTGGACAACATGATGCGTGTTTTGCTTGACAGAAAGTTTATAAAGGAAGTCGGAAAAAAAGATATTCCCGGAAAACCTGTCATGTACGGCACAACAAAAGAGTTTCTTGAATTCTTCCATTTACAGAGCATTGCCGATTTGCCGCAGCTTGATGAAAAAGAAAGCGAGAGGTTCGAACTTGCCCGTTAA
- a CDS encoding segregation and condensation protein A gives MEQERTVCHRKFMAGTFEGPLDLLWSLIRENKINIYDIPIAEITEQFQDYLDYAVELDLQDLSEFYLWAAKLACIKSRLLLPVEVRYDDDESMEDPREELVEQLIEYQRFKKLSVLMEEQEEQSEWSFERKKIERTLPFDEDDSQWKKMDTWALLQDMQKIFRNLTNVNPDERLLNMGEDIAPNEKIALINELLEKKSECMFTDLITRKGNELDVICAFMAILEAVKLNLVEIYQNKMFGDIKICRKQKAA, from the coding sequence ATGGAACAAGAACGGACAGTTTGCCATAGAAAATTTATGGCAGGAACATTTGAAGGACCTCTTGATCTTTTATGGAGCCTTATACGCGAAAATAAAATAAATATCTATGATATTCCGATTGCGGAAATTACGGAGCAGTTTCAGGACTACCTTGACTATGCTGTGGAGCTTGACTTGCAGGATCTGAGCGAATTCTATCTTTGGGCTGCAAAACTTGCGTGCATAAAGAGCCGCCTTCTTTTGCCTGTTGAAGTCCGATATGACGATGACGAAAGCATGGAAGATCCCCGCGAAGAACTTGTTGAGCAGCTTATTGAATATCAGCGTTTTAAAAAACTTTCTGTTTTAATGGAAGAGCAGGAAGAGCAGAGCGAATGGAGCTTTGAGCGTAAAAAAATAGAAAGAACGCTTCCGTTTGACGAAGATGATTCCCAGTGGAAAAAGATGGACACTTGGGCTTTGCTTCAGGATATGCAGAAGATTTTTAGGAATCTTACAAATGTAAATCCAGACGAGCGTCTTTTGAACATGGGCGAGGATATTGCTCCGAATGAAAAAATAGCCTTGATAAACGAGCTTTTGGAAAAGAAAAGCGAATGCATGTTTACAGACTTGATAACTAGAAAAGGCAACGAACTTGACGTGATTTGCGCTTTTATGGCGATTCTTGAAGCAGTAAAATTGAATTTAGTTGAAATATATCAAAATAAAATGTTTGGAGATATAAAAATATGCAGGAAGCAGAAAGCGGCATGA
- the folK gene encoding 2-amino-4-hydroxy-6-hydroxymethyldihydropteridine diphosphokinase — translation MEHVVLGLGSNKSFGAFSSLELLKRACSCLADFIHGLEVSSIYKTAAMYVCEQDDFYNMVAVGKFSGTPDSLLEKIHSIEQKFGRDRSLEVRNGPRSLDIDIELFGNQTVKKENLVIPHERLLERAFVLAPFLEVLQKNADVNKADIEFYGKKLELLKDQRVEKYCSF, via the coding sequence ATGGAACATGTTGTTTTGGGGCTTGGCTCTAATAAAAGTTTCGGGGCGTTTTCTTCACTTGAGCTTTTAAAAAGAGCCTGCTCTTGCCTTGCGGATTTTATACATGGGCTTGAAGTTTCTTCCATATATAAAACTGCGGCCATGTATGTCTGCGAGCAAGATGATTTTTATAATATGGTTGCCGTTGGAAAGTTCAGCGGAACTCCTGATTCTCTTCTTGAAAAAATCCACTCAATTGAACAGAAATTCGGACGCGACAGAAGTCTTGAAGTTAGAAACGGTCCGCGCTCCTTGGACATTGACATAGAGCTTTTTGGAAATCAGACTGTAAAAAAAGAAAATCTTGTGATTCCGCACGAGCGTCTTTTAGAAAGAGCGTTTGTTCTTGCGCCTTTTCTTGAAGTTTTGCAAAAAAATGCCGATGTTAATAAAGCGGACATAGAATTCTACGGAAAAAAACTGGAGCTTTTAAAGGATCAGCGTGTGGAAAAATATTGTTCGTTTTAA
- the recA gene encoding recombinase RecA: MAKTEEKFPVEMSEKLKALEAARLQIEKQFGTGSLMKLGTKTDTASIDVVPSGSILLDEALGIGGYPRGRVIEMYGPESSGKTTLALHAVAEAQKLGGIAAFIDAEHALDPVYAKNLGVNIDELWVSQPDTGEQALEICENLVRSGAVDIIVVDSVAALTPQKEIEGEMGDSVMGLQARLMSQALRKLTAIVGKSKCIVVFINQIRMKIGVMFGNPETTTGGNALKFYSSIRLEIRRIESIDGKGEEDAVGNRVRVKIVKNKVAPPFRKVELDIYFGKGISSAASILDSSVKHGLIDKRGAWYTRGEEKVGQGKENAVAYIENNPAFKMELENTLREKIFPGQVLRTKEGEVVTKEQILQYEKEMRAKGVGTGSIVDSPSKEEKPAEKAPDAEEKTAKAAKSKAASLAKAASEDKPVPDELF; this comes from the coding sequence ATGGCTAAGACAGAAGAAAAATTTCCGGTTGAAATGTCGGAAAAGTTAAAGGCCTTGGAGGCTGCAAGGCTTCAGATTGAAAAGCAGTTCGGCACAGGCTCTTTGATGAAGCTTGGAACAAAAACAGACACCGCTTCTATTGACGTTGTTCCTTCAGGCTCAATATTGCTTGACGAGGCTCTTGGAATTGGAGGCTATCCGCGCGGACGTGTAATTGAAATGTACGGTCCTGAAAGCTCTGGAAAAACTACTCTTGCGCTTCATGCTGTAGCGGAAGCTCAAAAACTTGGCGGAATTGCGGCTTTTATTGATGCTGAGCACGCTTTAGACCCTGTTTATGCCAAAAATCTTGGTGTTAACATTGATGAACTTTGGGTGAGTCAGCCGGATACAGGTGAGCAGGCTCTTGAAATTTGCGAAAACCTTGTTCGCTCTGGTGCTGTTGACATAATTGTTGTGGATTCAGTTGCCGCCCTTACTCCTCAAAAAGAAATTGAAGGCGAGATGGGAGATTCCGTTATGGGACTTCAGGCTCGTCTTATGAGCCAGGCACTTAGAAAACTTACTGCCATTGTCGGAAAGAGCAAGTGCATTGTAGTCTTTATAAACCAGATCCGCATGAAAATTGGCGTTATGTTTGGAAACCCTGAAACTACAACAGGCGGAAATGCGCTTAAATTCTATTCTTCCATTCGTCTTGAAATCCGCAGAATTGAATCAATTGACGGCAAGGGCGAAGAGGATGCTGTAGGAAACCGCGTGCGTGTAAAAATTGTAAAGAACAAAGTTGCTCCTCCATTCCGCAAGGTTGAACTTGATATTTACTTTGGAAAAGGAATTTCTTCTGCCGCATCTATTTTGGACTCTTCTGTAAAACATGGGCTTATAGACAAACGCGGCGCCTGGTACACAAGAGGAGAAGAAAAAGTCGGTCAGGGAAAGGAAAATGCGGTTGCCTATATAGAAAATAATCCGGCATTTAAAATGGAGCTTGAAAATACTTTGCGTGAAAAGATTTTTCCTGGACAGGTTTTGCGTACAAAAGAGGGCGAAGTTGTAACAAAAGAGCAGATTCTTCAGTATGAAAAGGAAATGCGGGCAAAAGGTGTTGGAACTGGCTCTATCGTTGACTCACCTTCAAAAGAAGAAAAGCCTGCTGAAAAAGCTCCTGACGCAGAAGAAAAAACTGCAAAAGCTGCAAAGTCAAAGGCAGCAAGCCTTGCAAAGGCCGCTTCAGAAGATAAGCCTGTGCCAGATGAGCTTTTCTAA
- a CDS encoding formylglycine-generating enzyme family protein, with translation MKKFAKISAVLAAMAIAFSFAGCSDGSSGGGSDSSEITGGETSGGGTSGGSGEISKDFVKIPAVSITGSESWTPESEVFVSKRRLEIKSFWMSDHEVTQAEWKDVMGSTPSYMANVDGNPDNNPVNEVSWYDALVYCNKRSIKEGLTSCYKIKDSTDPDKWGKVPTKSDDTWNAVTCDWKANGYRLPTDAEWEWAARGGENYKYAGSDDIDDVAWYAKYEYEYDKGTREVKRKKPHGYVLYDMSGNVWEWCWDWWRENIPSDTPAEGVPSGSLRSLRGGSWCNYDNICSVDSRGIKAPSEGGNITGFRVVRSCE, from the coding sequence ATGAAAAAGTTTGCTAAAATTTCAGCTGTGCTGGCTGCCATGGCGATTGCATTTTCTTTTGCAGGCTGCTCTGACGGAAGCTCCGGCGGCGGCTCTGACAGTTCAGAAATAACCGGCGGAGAAACTTCAGGCGGAGGAACTTCAGGCGGAAGTGGAGAAATTTCAAAAGACTTTGTAAAAATTCCGGCTGTTTCAATCACAGGAAGCGAAAGTTGGACACCGGAATCAGAAGTATTTGTAAGTAAACGTAGACTTGAGATAAAATCATTTTGGATGAGCGACCACGAAGTAACGCAGGCGGAATGGAAAGATGTAATGGGTAGTACTCCTTCTTACATGGCGAATGTAGACGGAAATCCGGACAACAACCCTGTAAATGAAGTAAGCTGGTATGATGCACTTGTCTACTGCAATAAACGTTCTATAAAGGAAGGCTTGACATCGTGCTACAAAATAAAAGATTCTACCGACCCGGACAAGTGGGGAAAAGTACCGACAAAAAGCGATGATACATGGAACGCCGTAACTTGCGACTGGAAAGCAAACGGCTACCGTCTGCCTACAGATGCCGAATGGGAATGGGCAGCACGAGGCGGAGAAAACTATAAATACGCCGGAAGCGACGATATAGATGATGTTGCGTGGTATGCAAAATATGAGTATGAGTATGACAAAGGAACAAGGGAAGTAAAAAGAAAGAAACCGCACGGCTACGTACTTTATGACATGAGCGGAAACGTATGGGAATGGTGCTGGGACTGGTGGAGAGAGAACATACCAAGCGATACGCCTGCTGAAGGTGTGCCGTCCGGTTCTCTCCGCTCTCTACGTGGTGGTTCTTGGTGCAACTACGACAACATCTGCTCTGTTGACAGCCGGGGCATTAAAGCTCCGAGCGAAGGGGGCAATATTACCGGCTTCCGCGTTGTGCGTTCATGCGAATAG
- a CDS encoding DUF362 domain-containing protein: MAYKISSDCINCGACEGECPSEAISEVNDKRQINADNCVSCGSCASVCPVGAISEE, encoded by the coding sequence ATGGCTTACAAAATTTCATCGGACTGCATCAACTGCGGAGCATGCGAAGGCGAATGCCCTTCAGAAGCAATCAGCGAAGTAAACGACAAGCGTCAGATTAATGCTGACAACTGCGTAAGCTGCGGATCTTGCGCTTCTGTATGTCCAGTTGGAGCAATCTCAGAAGAATAA